The Oncorhynchus nerka isolate Pitt River linkage group LG5, Oner_Uvic_2.0, whole genome shotgun sequence nucleotide sequence TTAAACCTGCAGCAAACCGTTTCCTCAATCTGCTCAATCGTTGCCATGGATCTTTAGAATTAGAACGCGTTTAGAGACGCCATGCTCATTGTGGACCCTAATTCAGGGTAAACTAGAGGTAAATTATGCACTTGTGTAAATAAATGAAGACAAGTGAATAGGGCTGCAATAGGACTTGTATTTAGACCAGAACATGTGATTGATAGCAGCAGGTTCACGAACTGCTGTAGTCTAGAAACCGCTTCACAATGAGGCCACGCCATTAGCATTCAGATTGCCCTAAATGAGATTccattacattataataatagcACCTGTTTGAAAATCTAATTGAGCTAAAATATTCCCAAATCAAAAAGACAGGTATTACAGATAGAAGCATGATTGGCTAACTCTCTCCCAAAACACAAACAAGCAGGTGTATTGTTAAAGATGGCTCCCGGGTGGAGCGGCGgtctgattgggagtcccatagggcggaggaCAATTGGCCCACCGTCGTTCGGGtttggctgtcattgaaaataaaaatgtgttcttaactgacttgccttgttaaataaagattaaataaataaaaacatgtaaaaTAGAGGAAGGTGGGTGCATATGCATAGGCTACCCATAGGCAAACAACAACATTCACCCACAGACAGCATGCCCATTTCAAGGTTTTGCCTCTGCAAAACAGTGTCGAGCGTCTTGCTTTGGTCGGGAGCTATATGTGCTTTCATATATGCTAATACCAATCAACATTTATTGAAAGACCATCAATTTGAATAAAATGTTTTTCACTCTAATTTGGAAAATGTGCACAAAAAAAGTACTATTAAACGTAACGTTTGAATGATTGTGTGGGTAAAGTAGCATTCTCTACAACAGAATAATGCACTTACTTATAACAAAATAAGTAAATCTGAcacattttatctttatttaactagggaagtcagttaattaaggacaaattctcatttagaacgacggcctactggggaactgccttgttcaggggcagaacgacagatttttaccttgtcagctcggggattcgatctagcaacctttcggttactggcccaacactctaaccacctgccgcTCCTATTTGACCAAAGTCATCTAATTATGTGTTAATTTGTGATGTGCACCAAAATTAACATTGgacctgaaaaaaaaaaaaaaaatacacattCTTTAGAGTTCATTCTATAACATTCCTCTGTTCTCCAAGCATGTTACATGGAATATACCATTCATTTAAGGTTAGGGGCATTATTCAGCCTGATCTTTGGAAGGGTAGGAATGCTGTGGTTTTTCCCAGGAGAATATTACacgtatttatttgtttatttagaAATGAACACAGTGGGTGTAAAATGGAACTGAACCGTCCAAGAAACCGTGAATCCATAGAAAGACACCACAGTTTGCTACAAATAAGTTTGTTTCTATCACGGTTGTAAGCAGGGGACTTGTTTTCTTGTTCTCTATTTCTGGCTAATGCCTTTACAAAGATGAAAGGGGAGCTTTGAGATGTGGAGAGTAGTATCTGGGTACAATTGAAGCACTGGACTAAGGAATGAATTACCATTGAAAAGTAATGGCCCTATTCTGCCCTGCTTGAGTTTTTAACAAGAAGGGGGGAAAAAGCTCTGCTCGCCTGGGCTCCTGCCTGAACGCCAAGGGAAGGGATTAAACAACAGATTAACATCTGAAAACTCCGTTCAGACTTTCTGACTCAAAGATCTTTTAGCAGACAGTAATCGCGTTAATACCCGGGGATTAATGCTTTTGCAAAAATACAAAATTGAATTTTAATTCAGGTTGTATAAATAGATATGAAATAAATGGAGGAATATGCCGCTAGAGAATAGAGAGAGTCTATCCCCCCACACTTCCTTTGCTCTAGTGTCAATAGAGGTATTATGACCTCACCAGTATAACACCTTGCAAAAGGAATTGATTTATTCCTAACCACGAGTTTAGCACCTGCCGTGCAAATGTGATATTACAACCTACTCTTTTAATAAATCAGCTTTGATTCAACATAATTCATTCTATAATATTTTAAATCAAAACGAATAATTCAACAAAGTGATCACAGGGGTGGTCTAAAAATACAAttgaatatattttattttctgaATGGAATAACTTTTTCGTTCTTATTTGTTTCTATTATTTTCTTGAGTTTGAGACCCTACTTTGGGTAATTCGGTTGTTTCACTTTCTCACGTGTTTCTGCTATTGAAATGTAATCACATCTCGTGCTCTTGTGCCTAATCCTGTCACAGCATCACCCAGGCAACCTCTCTCAAGTGTGGGCAGAAAACTCTGCTTTCTCTACCACCCAGACGACTTGTCCTATCCGCAAAACCAGCCTGGTCTCCATGCAGGCTCACACTTCTAGGGCAAACCAACTAAGTCATATTGTAAAAATGTTAACTTTTATCACTTTATAAGAGCAATAAAGCATGACTACCTACTAATGTCCTAACTAAAACAAAAATACACCTTCAAGCTGCTCCTCCTCTTTGATGTTATTACTGACTGTTTGGTATTGTAACAATAACATCGATCCCAATCCCAGTAGGTTGGCACTTCCGAGCACTTCCGAGCACGGGATTTGTCTGTAAGAGTTGAACATGTTATTTACCTCATAAACCTCCGGCGTGTGGCAACATCATCAATAGTCTGTGTCACAACTTCGGCCTTTTACAAATATAAATAATTGTCATGCCCGAATTCATGCCCGAATTTAGACCAACAAATACGCTCAAATGATTTTAGATATAGAATCTAGGAGCATGCCTTGGAGCCGGGGTGTTTTGCTCCTGCTAAGACTATTTGAATAAGAATAACGCCAATAGAGTGGCTCAGGCTGAAAAAATGGGTGACAAAAGCCCAGAGGAGCCCGAATTTGGACGAGGGACAACGCGTATAAGGAGTGAAAAGAAGTGAGGGGCGACGCGTAACGCCTACAATTGGAACAATTCACCTTATAATCGCTTTGATATATTATACATGGCCGAAGACTCTAAACATTGTGTAATTATTTATAAATGACTGTCCCTCTACCCTCATTATACCGTCAGGAGAAAGGCACTGCAGGTCCCTGGCCAAACTATTTCTAAATAGTGCCCCCATCCACTTTTTCAAAGGAGAGGCGAGATCCTGGAAATGGAATAAATAGAATAATTAATGGATATTGGTATGCCTGTCTCATAAAGATGTCTTTAAAAACCCTTTAATTAAAAAATGTGCCCAATCCATGCGCTAGACGTTTTTACTGCTGTGTCCTTCATGTTGTGAATGTTAATTATCCAGGGTTGACTGTAAGATTTGATGAAGTAACCTGTTCTGTTTTAGATGCTAGATAGGCTATAGCCCTAAAATGCGAATGTTTAAGCATGCATGCAACACTGTGCGTAATCTATCTAATTTTTCTACTGCAAATTTTGTGTTTTGTTCGAAAACTTGGAAAACAATCTAATTTTCCAACATTTTCAAAATCAAATGTTTATTTCATTTCGATATATAAGAAATGCCGTTTGCGTTTACATATTCGGTTCCATAGGTTTATAGACCGAGTCTTGGACAGAAGATAAACTAATTTATTTTTTGGAGCGTGCCCTTGCTTCGGGGGGCTAAGCGCTCCGTGATTTGCTCATCTTCTTCTTTCGTTTAACTTTAAAGGTTTAACTTAAAGTGGGCTTGGTGTTTGGTCCAGGGATGGATAGCAACAGTGGTGCTCGCGTGGCTGGGCAGCGGTCCACTGCTCTCATTGGACGGTCGTGATTACAGGCACGCTTCGAAGCGCGAACAAATAACAGGCATACATTATGCTAATGAGATGGCAGTGCGGCACGGGGCAGACCTGATGCACCCCATTCATCCATCCTTCACACAAATGCCAGCGCGAGAGGTGTACGACCATTGTCTGACCAGGGTATATAAGGTATCTGAGGCCAGTCGTGTGCCAGGCTCATTCGCTCACACGAGCTGATTCAAGCGCAAGAGCAAGACGCGTGCCTTGTACTCATCATACAAACTACTTTTCGGACTTTGGCTCCTTGAAAGACAACTGATACTGTACCTTCTCCAACCAGATTACTAAGGTGGGTTTCGTTCTGCTCCCAGAGTCCTTCGCCATTGCCTTGACTAGGCCTGCTTTCCAAACTTGACCATGCGCTCTTGCATTTACAGTGTTTAACCCATTCCCTCTCCTCTTATTTCTGCAGGAAAAACATCATGTGCACCGCAATGGAGACCGTTTACTCTGACATGGACAGTTCGAGCTGCGACTACTTTACGCACGATGACGAAGACTCGTGCAGCATGCACGCTTCCTCCCCTTCATCCTCCATCGGCAAGCCCGCCTCCCCGGCCAGCGACAGCCAGGGCTCGTGCTCTACGGATCTGGCACAGAAGAAGAGACGCAGAGGCAGAGCGAGGAACGAAGCCACCGTTCACGTGGTAAAGAAGAACCGGCGCGTAAAGGCAAATGACCGCGAGAGGAACAGAATGCACAGCCTGAATGACGCTTTGGAGACCCTCCGGACCGTTCTACCGGCGTTCCCCGATGACAGCAAACTCACCAAGATCGAAACTCTGCGCTTCGCTCACAATTACATCTGGGCACTCTCCGAGACCATACGCATCGCGGATATTGAACAGCGCCAGAACAAGTCACGAGCTGATGCGCCTCTCTTGCTTCCCAACTTGCGCGTGATGGACGCCCCGAGTCCGGGCAGTGATGCATGCTCCTGGAGCTCCAGcgcgtcctcctcttcctcctctccgtcTTATTGCACTTCAAGCTCCAGCAGCCCAGCTgcacagaatgactatgggtgttTCCAGACTGATGTTCGACAGTACAGCTACCACAACTTTGTACCAGGCATGTCCTACTAACTGAACTAAAGCCTTTACCACAAACTTTTGTAGACTGCGAGATTGTTACAATAGAGTGATAGCAGAGTAATAACTGAGTGCCTACTTCAGTTAGTCTGTTGAAAGGGAAAAAACTGAATGATATCACTGTTTGCCTTAACCCATGTCTCTGTGGGTGTGTTTTATacagtttgttttgttttcctATTTTTACATGCTCTAATTTACATTCGGGTTGAACATTAATTTAATTTAGTCGACTTTTCTAAGTTGCGTATGATTGTTTTGTTAGACGTTTAATATTCCTCAAAAACATTTGCACTTTTTTTTTCCAGCGCATACGATTCCTACTAGAAGCCCACTTCACAGATCTTGACCTTAACCTCTATTAGACGAGTATTATCACTAAAAAGAAGAAGACAAGATTTGCTTTTGTAGACTGAGGTGAAAAGTCAATTTTACAATTAGTAGAGCGATAATGCAGAAAAACGAGCGTGTAAATTCAGTTTCACCGCTCTGACAATAGAGTGAAAGGCCGTCAGAAGACAAGGACCTGGCTTCATACATTATGGAGATTGACCCCCTGAAAACTGCAATCCTGTTCAATAGAAAGCCTCAATCCCACGAAGGGGCTAcgttttttaaatttgtatttaTTCAAGTTTCGCCTGTCATAATGTATTTTGTATATAAATAGATTTCTATTCTATTTACATGAAAAGTGTGTGAACCATTTTTctataaataaaaatataacttTAAAAAACATATTTCTCAGTGTTTGGACTCTTCAAATGTTTCTTAGTTGCTTAGAGTCGAACACTCAATGCGTGCTGATTATCGCACTGATAAAGCGCATCGCAAACCCCATTAGCACAACAATCATTGTCATAATTGTGACATGAATTACAAGAGCAGTTAGTTTCCTCGCGTGGCCTGTTCATGAAACAAAGAGGTGTGATTAATAAGATAACGCTTTTAGAGAGAGCAGCTCATCACCCATGACCACTATCAGCACTGTTGAGTGTATCATCTTCTGGGACTTTCAACCGGCAAAATAGCCAATTCTAAGATTGTTAATGTGGCCAAATAAAAtctgacatatatatatatatatatataaactgtagAAGGCAGATTAAAATAAATATTCAAATTGTTACACTTTACACTGCTAAATTGCATCGCATCCCGTTTGGAAAATGTATTGATGTCTTTGCATGTGTAGTACCAGTTTATGACATTTTCATTGGAAAGCTTCTATAGAATGTTCTTCTCCCAAACCAGATATCAATTTAAagaggttttgttgttgttgttgtaatcatCCATCCCGCCCGGGATAATTGTTATTTCTGAAGGGATTCAGGtgaaattctccagttggaaGTTCGGCGGCGTGAGGTCCTGCACGTGTCGGGGATAGACGGGATAGACGAGCATCATAGGAATGCTGCCAGCCCTACGGGGACAAGCACCTGCCAATTTACATGaagaaaaaatcaaataaaaaaatcgaGAGGATGTCAGCCTGCCAAGGACCAAATAAAATCATCTCACTATTCAGCTCTCCTAGTGGAGTTGTTGTCGGATGTACGTCTTTCACCAAGACACTATTAGGCGTCACATTCCCCCCACTAACTTGAATTTAATTCAACAGACGTTTTATACAAGGTTGAATAAACATCAAGTTATTTTCTGGGGATTCGTGTGTAGTTAGTCGGATACTGTAATGCAATGCCATCTGTTTCTGGGTTGTGTTAAAGTAACGGGTTCATGGGTCGCGTCAGTGGTGGCACGTTATTGTGTACACGCTATGTGAATATAAGTCTTTGTTCATATGCAGGAGGCCATAAGCAATAGGACCACCAGGATTAACCGACGCAGAGCTCCTGCACCTGCAAGCTAATTATCACCAGTCAGCCCTACGCAGTCCAAAATACTGTTTTAATTGGATTATTGAAATTATCATTATCAAACCAAAAACCAGCATCGGTATTACTAATACCCCTTACACAATATTAGTTTTTAACTGAATGTGTTGTTCCATactgtggtagaagaagaagagaagggcatctgaatatgttgttccgtaatgtggtagaagaagaagagaagggcatctgatatgttgttccataatgtggtagaagaagaagagaagagaagggtatctgaatatgttgttccgtaatgtggtagaagaagagaagggcatctgaatatgttgttccataatgtggtagaagaagaagagaagggtatctgaatatgttgttccataatgtggtagaagaagaagagaagagcatctgatatgttgttccataatgtggtagaagaagaagagaagggtatctgaatatgttgttccataatgtggtagaagaagaagagaagagcatctgaatatgttgttccataatgtggtagaagaagagaagggcatctgaatatgttgttccataatgtggtagaagaagagaagggcatctgaatatgttgttccataatgtggtagaagaagagaagggcatctgaatatgttgttccataatgtggtagaagaagaagagaagggtatctgaatatgttgttccgtaatgtggtagaagaaaaagagaagggcatctgaatgtgttgttccataatgtggtagaagaagaagagaagggtatctgaatatgttgttccataatgtggtagaagaagaagagaagggtatctgaatatgttgttccgtaatgtggtagaagaagaagagaagggcatctgaatgtgttgttccataatgtggtagaagaagaagagaagggtatctgaatatgttgttccataatgtggtagaagaagaagagaagggtatctgaatatgttgttccataatgtggtagaagaagaagagaagggcatctgaatatgttgttccataatgtggtagaagaagaagagaagagaagggtatctgaatatgttgttccataatgtggtagaagaagaagagaagggtatctgaatatgttgttccataatgtggtagaagaagaagagaagggtatctgaatatgttgttccataatgtggtagaagaagaagagaagggtatctgaatatgttgttccataatgtggtagaagaagaagagaagggtatctgaatatgttgttccgtaatgtggtagaagaagaagagaagggcatctgaatatgttgttccataatgtggtagaagaagaagagaagggtatctgaatatgttgttccataatgtggtagaagaagaagagaagggtatctgaatatgttgttccataatgtggtagaagaagaagagaagggtatctgaatatgttgttccataatgtggtagaagaagagaagggtatctgaatatgttgttccgtaatgtggtagaagaaaaagagaagggcatctgaatgtgttgttccataatgtggtagaagaagaagagaagggcatctgaatatgttgttccataatgtggtagaagaagaagagaagagaagggtatctgaatatgttgttccataatgtggtagaagaagaatagAAGGGTatctgatatgttgttccataatgtggtagaagaagaatagaagggcatctgatatgttgttccataatgtggtagaagaagaagagaagggtatctgatatgttgttccataatgtggtagaagaagaagagaagggcatctgaatatgttgttccataatgtggtagaagaagagaagggcatctgatatgttgttccataatgtggtagaagaagaagagaagagaagggtatctgaatatgttgttccataatgtggtagaagaagaagagaagggcatctgaatatgttgttccataatgtggtagaagaagaagagaagggcatctgatatgttgttccataatgtggtagaagaagaagagaagggtatctgaatatgttgttccataatgtggtagaagaagaagaagaagaagaagaagtagaaaagAAGGGCatatgaatatgttgttccataatgtggtagaagaagagaagggtatctgatatgttgttccataatgtggtagaagaagaagagaagggtatctgaatatgttgttccataatgtggtagaagaagaagaagaagaagaagaagtagaaaagaagggcatctgaatatgttgttccataatgtggtagaagaagaagagaagggcatctgatatgttgttccgtaatgtggtagaagaagaagagaagggcatctgaatatgttgttccataatgtggtagaagaagaagagaagggcatctgatatgttgttccataatgtggtagaagaagaagagaagggcatctgaatatgttgttccataatgtggtagaagaagaagagaagggcatctgataatgttgttccataatgtggtagaagaagaagagaagagagaagggtatctgaatatgttgttccgtaatgtggtagaagaagaagagaagggcatctgatatgttgttccataatgtggtagaagaagaagagaagggcatctgatatgttgttccataatgtggtagaagaagaagagaagggcatctgatatgttgttccgtaatgtggtagaagaagaagagaagggcatctgaatatgttgttccataatgtggtagaagaagaagagaagggtatctgaatatgttgttccgtaatgtggtagaagaagaagagaagggtatctgaatatgttgttccgtaatgtggtagaagaagaagagaagggtatctgaatatgttgttccgtaatgtggtagaagaagaagagaagggtatctgaatatgctgttccgtaatgtggtagaagaagaagagaagggcatctgatatgttgttccataatgtggtagaagaagaagaagaagagaagggcatctgaatatgttgttccataatgtggtagaagaagagaagggtatctgaatatgttgttccgtaatgtggtagaagaagagaagggcatctgatatgttgttccataatgtggtagaagaagaagagaagggtatctgaatatgttgttccataatgtggtagaagaagaagagaagggtatctgaatatgttgttccataatgtggtagaagaagaagagaagggcatctgaatatgttgttccataatgtggtagaagaagaagagaagagaagggtatctgaatatgttgttccataatgtggtagaagaagaagagaagggtatctgaatatgttgttccgtaatgtggtagaagaagaagagaagggcatctgaatatgttgttccataatgtggtagaagaagaagagaagggtatctgaatatgttgttccataatgtggtagaagaagaagagaagggtatctgaatatgttgttccataatgtggtagaagaagagaagggtatctgaatatgttgttccgtaatgtggtagaagaaaaagagaagggcatctgaatgtgttgttccataatgtggtagaagaagaagagaagggcatctgaatatgttgttccataatgtggtagaagaagaagagaagagaagggtatctgaatatgttgttccataatgtggtagaagaagaatagAAGGGTatctgatatgttgttccataatgtggtagaagaagaatagaagggcatctgatatgttgttccataatgtggtagaagaagaagagaagggtatctgatatgttgttccataatgtggtagaagaagaagagaagggcatctgaatatgttgttccataatgtggtagaagaagaagagaagggcatctgaatatgttgttccgtaatgtggtagaagaagagaagggcatctgatatgttgttccataatgtggtagaagaagaagagaagagaagggcatctgaatatgttgttccataatgtggtagaagaagaagagaagggtatctgaatatgttgttccgtaatgtggtagaagaagaagaagagaagagcatctgaatatgttgttccataatgtggtagaagaagaagagaagggtatctgaatatgttgttccataatgtggtagaagaagagaagggcatctgatatgttgttccataatgtggtagaagaagagaagggtatctgaatatgttgttccataatgtggtagaagaagagaagagcatctgatatgttgttccataatgtggtagaagaagaagagaagggtatctgaatatgttgttccataatgtggtagaagaagagaagggtatctgaatatgttgttccataatgtggtagaagaagaagagaagggcatctgaatatgttgttccataatgtggtagaagaagagaagggtatctgaatatgttgttccataatgtggtagaagaagagaagggtatctgaatatgttgttccataatgtggtagaagaagaagagaagagcatctgatatgttgttccataatgtggtagaagaagaagagaagggtatctgaatatgttgttccataatgtggtagaagaagaagagaagggtatctgaatatgttgttccataatgtggtagaagaagaagagaagggtatctgaatatgttgttccataatgtggtagaagaagaagagaagagcatctgatatgttgttccataatgtggtagaagaagaagagaagggtatctgaatatgttgttccataatgtggtagaagaagaagagaagggtatctgaatatgttgttccataatgtggtagaagaagaagagaagggtatctgaatatgttgttccataatgtggtagaagaagaagagaagggcatctgatatgttgttccataatgtggtagaagaagaagagaagggcatctgatatgttgttccataatgtggtagaagaagagaagggcatctgaatatgttgttccataatgtggtagaagaagagaagagaagggcatctgaatatgttgttccataatgtggtagaagaagaagagaagggcatctgaatatgttgttccataatgtggtagaagaagaaaagaagggcatctgaatatgttgttccataatgtggtagaagaagaagagaagggtatctgaatatgttgttccataatgtggtagaagaagaagaagaagaagaagaagaagaagtagaaaagAAGGGCatatgaatatgttgttccataatgtggtagaagaagaagaggagggtatctgaatatgttgttccataatgtggtagaagaagaagagaagggtatctgaatatgttgttccataatgtggtagaagaagagaagggcatctgaatatgttgttccataatgtggtagaagaagaagagaagggcatctgaatatgttgttccataatgtggtagaagaagaagagaagggtatctgaatatgttgttccataatgtggtagaagaagaagaagaagaagaagaagtagaaaagAAGGGCatatgaatatgttgttccataatgtggtagaagaattagagaagggtatctgaatatgttgttccataatgtggtagaagaagagaagggtatctgaatatgttgttccataatgtggtagaagaagaagagaagggtatctgaatatgttgttccataatgtggtagaagaagaagaagaagaagaagaagaagaagtagaaaagAAGGGCatatgaatatgttgttccataatgtggtagaagaagaagagaagagaagggtatctgaatatgttgttccgtaatgtggtagaagaagagaagggcatctgatatgttgttccataatgtggtagaagaagaagagaagagaagggcatctgaatatgttgttccataatgtggtagaagaagaagagaagggtatctgaatatgttgttccgtaatgtggtagaagaagaagaagagaagagcatctgaatatgttgttccataatgtggtagaagaagaagagaagggta carries:
- the LOC115121952 gene encoding neurogenin-1-like codes for the protein MCTAMETVYSDMDSSSCDYFTHDDEDSCSMHASSPSSSIGKPASPASDSQGSCSTDLAQKKRRRGRARNEATVHVVKKNRRVKANDRERNRMHSLNDALETLRTVLPAFPDDSKLTKIETLRFAHNYIWALSETIRIADIEQRQNKSRADAPLLLPNLRVMDAPSPGSDACSWSSSASSSSSSPSYCTSSSSSPAAQNDYGCFQTDVRQYSYHNFVPGMSY